A section of the Castanea sativa cultivar Marrone di Chiusa Pesio chromosome 12, ASM4071231v1 genome encodes:
- the LOC142620918 gene encoding 8-hydroxygeraniol oxidoreductase-like isoform X2 — protein sequence MSKRDLLIITCKAVVCWGNGEPVKVEEIQVEPPKSSEVRVKILYASGMISFVDLHVQPLFPRVLGHEGVGVVESVGEEVTDLKEGDLVIPTSLGECEDCENCLSGKTNLCLKYPVRSSGLMPDETSRMSIRGQKLYHAFSCSTWSEYMVVDTNYVVKLDPTVSLPHASFLSCGFSTGFGAAWKEAKVESGSTVAVLGLGAVGLGAIQGARVQGAAKIIGIDTNERKKTKGTAFGMTDFINPNDNNKSISQLIRELTGGLGVDYCFECTGVPPLINEALQATKMGKGQTLVIGAGKDQTVQVNFISLLFGGTLKGSILGGLKFKTDLPIIIDICKKEKIQLDELLTHEVSVADIDKAFENLKQLDCVKVLIKFI from the exons ATGTCGAAGAGGGACTTGCTAATCATTACATGCAAAG CGGTGGTGTGTTGGGGAAATGGGGAACCGGTGAAGGTGGAAGAGATACAAGTAGAGCCACCAAAATCATCTGAAGTTCGCGTCAAGATCCTATATGCTAGT GGTATGATATCATTTGTTGATCTACATGTACAGCCTCTTTTCCCTCGGGTTCTAGGACACGAAGGTGTTGG TGTGGTAGAGAGTGTTGGCGAGGAAGTAACAGATCTAAAAGAAGGAGATCTTGTGATTCCAACATCACTAGGGGAGTGTGAAGACTGTGAGAATTGTTTGTCAGGAAAGACTAATTTATGCCTCAAATACCCTGTACGCTCAAGTGGTCTTATGCCTGATGAAACTTCAAGGATGTCTATTAGAGGCCAGAAGTTGTATCATGCTTTTTCTTGCTCTACATGGTCCGAGTACATGGTTGTTGACACTAATTACGTTGTCAAGCTTGATCCAACTGTATCTCTTCCACATGCTAGCTTCCTCTCATGTGGATTTTCTACTGGATTTGGAGCTGCTTGGAAGGAGGCTAAGGTTGAAAGCGGGTCAACTGTGGCTGTTCTTGGTCTTGGTGCTGTGGGCTTAGGG GCCATACAGGGGGCGAGAGTGCAAGGGGCAGCAAAGATAATTGGCATTGACacaaatgaaaggaaaaaaacaaaaggaacaGCTTTTGGAATGACTGATTTTATAAACcctaatgataataataaatctatTTCCCAGCTAATCAGAGAGTTAACAGGTGGATTGGGTGTGGATTATTGCTTTGAGTGCACTGGGGTTCCTCCCTTGATCAATGAAGCCCTCCAAGCCACAAAAATG GGAAAAGGACAAACGTTAGTAATTGGGGCAGGAAAAGATCAGACTGTCCAGGTCAATTTCATTTCCCTCTTGTTTGGTGGAACTTTGAAGGGTAGCATTCTTGGAGGGCTCAAATTCAAAACTGACCTTCCTATTATAATAGACATATGCAAAAAAGAG aaAATCCAACTCGATGAACTTTTGACTCATGAAGTTTCAGTGGCAGATATAGATAAAGCATTTGAGAACTTGAAGCAACTTGATTGTGTAAAGGTCCTTATcaagtttatttaa
- the LOC142620918 gene encoding 8-hydroxygeraniol oxidoreductase-like isoform X1, whose protein sequence is MSKRDLLIITCKAVVCWGNGEPVKVEEIQVEPPKSSEVRVKILYASVCHTDLLFFKGFPIPLFPRVLGHEGVGVVESVGEEVTDLKEGDLVIPTSLGECEDCENCLSGKTNLCLKYPVRSSGLMPDETSRMSIRGQKLYHAFSCSTWSEYMVVDTNYVVKLDPTVSLPHASFLSCGFSTGFGAAWKEAKVESGSTVAVLGLGAVGLGAIQGARVQGAAKIIGIDTNERKKTKGTAFGMTDFINPNDNNKSISQLIRELTGGLGVDYCFECTGVPPLINEALQATKMGKGQTLVIGAGKDQTVQVNFISLLFGGTLKGSILGGLKFKTDLPIIIDICKKEKIQLDELLTHEVSVADIDKAFENLKQLDCVKVLIKFI, encoded by the exons ATGTCGAAGAGGGACTTGCTAATCATTACATGCAAAG CGGTGGTGTGTTGGGGAAATGGGGAACCGGTGAAGGTGGAAGAGATACAAGTAGAGCCACCAAAATCATCTGAAGTTCGCGTCAAGATCCTATATGCTAGTGTGTGTCACACAGACCTCTTATTCTTCAAAGGCTTCCCAATT CCTCTTTTCCCTCGGGTTCTAGGACACGAAGGTGTTGG TGTGGTAGAGAGTGTTGGCGAGGAAGTAACAGATCTAAAAGAAGGAGATCTTGTGATTCCAACATCACTAGGGGAGTGTGAAGACTGTGAGAATTGTTTGTCAGGAAAGACTAATTTATGCCTCAAATACCCTGTACGCTCAAGTGGTCTTATGCCTGATGAAACTTCAAGGATGTCTATTAGAGGCCAGAAGTTGTATCATGCTTTTTCTTGCTCTACATGGTCCGAGTACATGGTTGTTGACACTAATTACGTTGTCAAGCTTGATCCAACTGTATCTCTTCCACATGCTAGCTTCCTCTCATGTGGATTTTCTACTGGATTTGGAGCTGCTTGGAAGGAGGCTAAGGTTGAAAGCGGGTCAACTGTGGCTGTTCTTGGTCTTGGTGCTGTGGGCTTAGGG GCCATACAGGGGGCGAGAGTGCAAGGGGCAGCAAAGATAATTGGCATTGACacaaatgaaaggaaaaaaacaaaaggaacaGCTTTTGGAATGACTGATTTTATAAACcctaatgataataataaatctatTTCCCAGCTAATCAGAGAGTTAACAGGTGGATTGGGTGTGGATTATTGCTTTGAGTGCACTGGGGTTCCTCCCTTGATCAATGAAGCCCTCCAAGCCACAAAAATG GGAAAAGGACAAACGTTAGTAATTGGGGCAGGAAAAGATCAGACTGTCCAGGTCAATTTCATTTCCCTCTTGTTTGGTGGAACTTTGAAGGGTAGCATTCTTGGAGGGCTCAAATTCAAAACTGACCTTCCTATTATAATAGACATATGCAAAAAAGAG aaAATCCAACTCGATGAACTTTTGACTCATGAAGTTTCAGTGGCAGATATAGATAAAGCATTTGAGAACTTGAAGCAACTTGATTGTGTAAAGGTCCTTATcaagtttatttaa